The window GCATCGCCGGGTGGCCGGCGTGCATGGGCACCGCTTCGCCAAACTGTGCGGCCAGGTGTCCGGCCCAGGCCCCAGCGCAGTTCAGCAACCAGGGCGCGTGCAATTCGAGGCCGGTTTGAGTGCTGACACGAAAGCGCTGACCGTCGTGTTCCACCGCCGTTACGGCGCATTGTTCATGGACTTGCGCGCCGTGCCGACGAGCCGTTTGCGCGAAGGCGGGGGACACCAGTCGCGGGTTGGCGTGGCCGTCGTCCGGGCAAAACGATGCGCCCACTGCGACGTCGCCGACCCACGGAAAACGCGCGCGCAATTCGCGTCGGTCGAGCACCTGCAAATCGAGACCGAAGCCCTGGCTACTGACGGCATAGTGCTGCAAGGCATGCAGATCGCTGAGGCTGCGGGCCAGTTTCAAGTGACCGCTGCGCTGGTATTCGCCGTCGATGCCGATCAGTTGCGGCAACTGTCCCCATAGCTCGTGGGCCCGTTGCGACAATGGCAACTGCGACAGCGGACGGCCCTGGCGTCGCACGCCGCCGTAGTTCACGCCGCTGGAATGCGAGCCGCAAAAGTCGCGCTCCAGCAGCGCGACACGACGGCCGGCCTTGCTCAGAAACAGTGCGGCCGAGGCCCCGACAATGCCGCCGCCAATGATCACCGCATCGACTTCGATCATGGCTCGACCTCCAGACCAAACGGCAGCGGTTTGATCGGCGCCTGCGCCCGTAATCGACCGATTTCCGACACCGGGCGCCGGCTTTCGCAGGCAATGATTTCCGCCGCTGCGGCACCGCACATCCGCCCCTGGCAGCGACCCATGCCAATGCGGCAATGCGCCTTGACCCGATTGATCTCCCAGTGACCTTCACGCACCACCTGGCGGATCTCGCCGGCGCGCACTTCTTCGCAGCGGCAGACGACCACCTCATCGGCGGTTTCGTTGGCCCAGTGCTCGGGAAAGGCGAAGGCGCGCTCCAGTCCGTGGCGGAATTCGCCGATGCGTTGCAGGGAGCGTTCAAGGTTATCGGGACGTTGCGGTGGAATCAGGTAGCCGATGTCTTCGAGCAACGCCAACGCCGCGCGTTCGCCCGCCATTTCAGCGGCATCGGCGCCCATGATGCCGGCGCCATCACCAGCCAGATAAACCTCGGCGACACTGCTGCGGCCGGCGTGGTCGCGCTGCGGCAACCAGGCGCGGTTGAGTGGGTTCCAGGCGAATGCGCAACCCAGCAAATCGGCGAGTTGGGTTTCACTGCGCAGGCCATGGGCGAAGGCGACGGCGTCACAATCGATCTGCTGTTCACCTTTGGCGTTGGACCAGTCCAGCGAGTGCACGCGTTGTTCGCCGTTGATGCGTTTCAGGGTTGCGCCCTGATGCACCGGGATGCCGTGGGCGGTCAGCCAGCTGCGGTAATAGATGCCTTTGGCCAGCGTCGACGGTTGCGCGAGAAGGCCGGGCAGGGCGCGGGCCTGCGCGCTGAAAGGGGAGCTGTCGAGCACCGCGACCACCTTCGCGCCGGCCTTGGCGTATTGATACGCCACCAGGTACAGCAACGGGCCGCTGCCGGCGAACACCACGCGTTCGCCGATGGCGCAGCCCTGGAATTTGAGCGCGATCTGCGCAGCGCCGAGGCTGTACACACCCGGTAGCGTCCAGCCCGACACCGGAAGAATCCGGTCGGTGGCACCGGTGGCGACGATCACGCGGGAGAATTCCAGTCGTGCGGCACGGCCCACATGCAAGGTGTCCAGCGCACCGTCTTCGGCGTTCCAGACTAGCGTCTCGGGGCGGTAGTCGAGGTGTTCGCGCAGCGCGTCGATCGTCTGATGCAACGCACTGGCCTTACTCGCCTCGAAGCCATACAGCTTGACCGCCGAGCGCTTGAAATTCTCCGGCTGGCGCCGATAAATCTGCCCGCCACCGCGCGCCGCTTCGTCCAACAGAACCGGACGAACCCCATGCGCCACCAACGTCTGCGCCGCACGAATCCCCGCCGGGCCAGCGCCGATGATGACCACCGAATTCATACCCACCTCATGTGTGAACGCCGCTGAACCCCTGTGGGAACGAGCTTGCTCGCGATGACGGCGGTACAGTCAACAGATGTGGTGTCAGACAGTCCGCTATCGCGAGCAAGCTCGCTCCCACAGGGGATCCGGTTTCTGCTGGTAGGAAATGTGTTCATAGGCTGCGCCCCGGTTCGCGGCTGATGTGTTGGCCGGCTTCAAGCAGTGTTGAACAGGCGCGTACGCGGCGGCCATCGCCCAGGCGCACCCAGCAGTCCTGGCAGGCGCCCATCAGGCAGAAGCCGGCGCGGGGTTCGGCGCTGAAGTCGCTGCCGCGCAGGTGTTCGCTGCAGGTCAGCACGGCGGTCAGCAGCGTGTCGCCGAGCAGGCCGGTCGCCGGTTTCCCGTCGAGGGTAAATTCCACAGCCGGGCGGTCGCCTTCGGCCAGTCGTTTCAGCAGTGCCATGGCGCCCTCATTGTTTACCCACCAGCACCCGATCCAGGCCATACACCCGATCGAGCAGAATCATCGTCAGCGCAGTCAGCCCGATCACCAGTGCCGACACCGCCGCCATCATCGGATCGATGGATTCGGTGGCGTACACATACATGCGCACCGGCAGGGTTTGCGTGGCCGGCGAGGTGACGAAAATCGACAGCGTGACCTCGTCAAAACTGTTGATGAACGCCAGCAGCCAACCGCCGGCGACCCCCGGCAGAATCATCGGCAAGGTGATTTCCCGGAACAGCGTGAAACGCCCGGCACCGAGCGATTGCGCCGCGTGTTCGGCGCTGCGATCCAGGCCAATGGCCGAGGCCAACACCAACCGCAACACATACGGCGTAATCACCAGCACATGGGCGAAGATCAGCCAGGCGAAGCTACCGTTGACGCCCATCAGCGCAAACAAACGCAGCAATGCGACACCCAGCACCAGGTGCGGAATGATGATCGGTGACAGAAACAAACCGTTGAGAAAATCCCGGCCCGGAAACTCGAAACGCGTGATCGCCAGCGCCGCCGGCACCGCAATCAGCGTCGCGATACTGGCCGCGCAAAATGCCAGAATCAGACTGTTGTAGAACGCATCGACAAAGTCGGCGCGCTCGAACACCGCGCGGAACCAGCGCAGGGAAAACTCCGTGGTGGGCAGGCTCAGGGTGTTTTCCGGGGTGAAGGCCACGAGGCACACCACCACCAGCGGCGCGAGCATGAACAGCACCACCAGGGCATGGAACAGCAGGGCGAAAGGACCGTTCTTGGACATGACGAGTTATCCCAATGACTTCTTGTATCGGCCTTCGATCATCCGGTTCCACGACAGCATGATCAGCAGGTTGAGCAACAGCAGCGCCACGGCGATGGCTGCGCCCATCGGCCAGTTGAGCTCCGACAGGTATTGGTCGTAGATCAGCGTGGCGACCATCTTCAGGCGTCGTCCGCCGAGCAGACCAGGAATGGCAAAGGAACTGGCGGCGAGGCCGAATACGATCAAGGTGCCCGACAGCACGCCCGGCATGATCTGCGGCAATACCACCTGGCGCATCACGGTGAAGTGGCTGGCGCCCAGCGACAGCGCGGCCTGCTCGGCGGCGGGGTCGAGTTTCTGCAGCGAGGTCCAGACCGGAATAATCATGAACGGCAGCATCACGTGGACCAGCGCAATCACCACTGCGAACGGCGTGTACAGCAACTTCATC is drawn from Pseudomonas sp. 31-12 and contains these coding sequences:
- a CDS encoding FAD-binding oxidoreductase; the protein is MIEVDAVIIGGGIVGASAALFLSKAGRRVALLERDFCGSHSSGVNYGGVRRQGRPLSQLPLSQRAHELWGQLPQLIGIDGEYQRSGHLKLARSLSDLHALQHYAVSSQGFGLDLQVLDRRELRARFPWVGDVAVGASFCPDDGHANPRLVSPAFAQTARRHGAQVHEQCAVTAVEHDGQRFRVSTQTGLELHAPWLLNCAGAWAGHLAAQFGEAVPMHAGHPAMLVTEPLPLVMNASTGVEGGGIYARQVARGNCVLGGGQGFALDDARARPGQHAVIEILRQAVELYPFLEGAQAIRTWSGTEGYLPDRQPVIGHSSTRPGLLHAFGFAGAGFQIGPAVGLALTEIICSGASKTPLDAFSITRFHSISVA
- a CDS encoding NAD(P)/FAD-dependent oxidoreductase produces the protein MNSVVIIGAGPAGIRAAQTLVAHGVRPVLLDEAARGGGQIYRRQPENFKRSAVKLYGFEASKASALHQTIDALREHLDYRPETLVWNAEDGALDTLHVGRAARLEFSRVIVATGATDRILPVSGWTLPGVYSLGAAQIALKFQGCAIGERVVFAGSGPLLYLVAYQYAKAGAKVVAVLDSSPFSAQARALPGLLAQPSTLAKGIYYRSWLTAHGIPVHQGATLKRINGEQRVHSLDWSNAKGEQQIDCDAVAFAHGLRSETQLADLLGCAFAWNPLNRAWLPQRDHAGRSSVAEVYLAGDGAGIMGADAAEMAGERAALALLEDIGYLIPPQRPDNLERSLQRIGEFRHGLERAFAFPEHWANETADEVVVCRCEEVRAGEIRQVVREGHWEINRVKAHCRIGMGRCQGRMCGAAAAEIIACESRRPVSEIGRLRAQAPIKPLPFGLEVEP
- a CDS encoding (2Fe-2S)-binding protein, which produces MALLKRLAEGDRPAVEFTLDGKPATGLLGDTLLTAVLTCSEHLRGSDFSAEPRAGFCLMGACQDCWVRLGDGRRVRACSTLLEAGQHISREPGRSL
- a CDS encoding ABC transporter permease, whose amino-acid sequence is MSKNGPFALLFHALVVLFMLAPLVVVCLVAFTPENTLSLPTTEFSLRWFRAVFERADFVDAFYNSLILAFCAASIATLIAVPAALAITRFEFPGRDFLNGLFLSPIIIPHLVLGVALLRLFALMGVNGSFAWLIFAHVLVITPYVLRLVLASAIGLDRSAEHAAQSLGAGRFTLFREITLPMILPGVAGGWLLAFINSFDEVTLSIFVTSPATQTLPVRMYVYATESIDPMMAAVSALVIGLTALTMILLDRVYGLDRVLVGKQ